Sequence from the Clostridia bacterium genome:
ACATAACTGAAGTAAGAATCAGATTGAAGACCAAGGAAGACAGCAAGATTAAGGCTATAGCATCTATTACAATTGATGAGTGCTTTGTCGTTCACGATATAAAAGTAATAGAAGGCAATGAAGGCTTTTTTATAGCAATGCCTAGCAGAAAAACTCCTGAAGGCGAATTTAAGGATATCGTTCATCCTTTAAATACCGAAACTAGGGAGTTAATTAAAGAAAGAATCTTGCAGGAATTCGAAAAAGCACGCGGACAACAACAAGCCTAAGCATTTTGAAATTTTTATAAAATGCAATAATTTTGGGGCAATCAGGCAAAGAAAGATTGTTAATTTCTTTCTTTGCCTTTTATTTTATAAATTCTAAAACACCTTTGCGCATTGATTTTGGAAACATTTTAGTAATAAGTCCAACTCTAGTCATCATAAAGGGATATTCATCTGCACTCAGATATTTTGTCATAAATTCCCCTTTTATTGGTACCGCCTCTTCATAATCAGCAATAAGTGCGCTCATAGGATGAAAGCCCATTTTGAGTTTATGCCCTGTTAATACAAGTCTTGAATAAAGCCTGCCGCAATTTACCTGAGTTACTCTGTCGTTCATTTTGGCAACAGGACAAACTATTACCATGTATGTTGCCGTGCTGTCGTATAGCTTTTTATAAATTTTTTGAGTGATCATATTCATAATTTTGTTAGAACCCAAAAACGGCATTGTCGTCAATAACCCTTGTATTGGATACATAATAAAAGGATTTTTTATGCCTTGCGATTCCAAAGAAAAGCCAAAAGGATTTTTTACTTTTTGGTATTCATTTACTCGTGTAATCTTTTTTAAGGTGTCCCCGAATTTGGGTACAG
This genomic interval carries:
- the spoVG gene encoding septation regulator SpoVG, whose product is MNITEVRIRLKTKEDSKIKAIASITIDECFVVHDIKVIEGNEGFFIAMPSRKTPEGEFKDIVHPLNTETRELIKERILQEFEKARGQQQA